In a single window of the Coregonus clupeaformis isolate EN_2021a unplaced genomic scaffold, ASM2061545v1 scaf1987, whole genome shotgun sequence genome:
- the LOC123488003 gene encoding EVI5-like protein has product MSKSGGVGGHWKESPKKNALNELQDKLMGVRLREAQAQAELREVKLKAIQLESQNQIHGKLIGRHEVESAALQERLQQLAGQNKGLQAQLTEMKRKRAELDCKSKEEVMAVRLREADSMAAMAELRQKIAELEIQKEEGLIQGQLNHSDSSQYITQLRDQIGELKNEIRQLRGQRSKFAPSSRDGGGGYPDLCLASPSSAGGDYLSSDEDLLPSPIPPDAMYPALPHPHPSARLDSEGSTDSEAEAHPDHPHHGPSQQLYTSMVCAEVLDN; this is encoded by the exons ATGTCAAAAAGCGGTGGGGTTGGAGGTCACTGGAAGGAATCCCCCAAGAAGAACGCCCTGAACGAGCTGCAGGACAAGCTGATGGGGGTGCGTCTGAGAGAGGCCCAGGCCCAGGCTGAACTCAGGGAGGTCAAACTCAAAGCCATACAGCTGGAGAGCCAG AACCAGATTCATGGCAAGCTGATTGGGCGCCATGAGGTGGAGAGCGCCGCCCTGCAGGAGAGGCTGCAGCAGCTGGCTGGCCAGAACAAGGGGCTGCAGGCCCAGCTCACCGAGATGAAGAGGAAACGGGCTGAGCTCGACTGCAAG agtaaagaggaggtgatggcggtgcGCTTGCGGGAGGCTGACAGCATGGCTGCCATGGCTGAGCTCAGACAGAAGATAGCTGAGCTGGAGATACAG AAGGAGGAGGGTCTGATCCAGGGTCAGCTGAACCACTCTGACTCCAGCCAGTATATCACCCAGCTTCGAGACCAGATCGGAGAGCTCAAGAACgag ATCAGGCAGCTCCGCGGGCAGCGCTCCAAGTTCGCCCCTAGTTCCCGGGACGGGGGTGGGGGCTACCCGGACCTGTGTCTAGCTAGCCCCTCGTCGGCCGGAGGCGACTACCTGAGCTCGGATGAGGATCTgctccccagccccatccccccAGACGCCATGTACCCCGCCctgccccacccccacccctcggcTAGGCTGGACAGCGAGGGCAGCACCGACAGTGAAGCTGAGGCCCACCCGGACCACCCCCACCACGGCCCCTCGCAGCAGCTCTACACTAGCATGGTGTGTGCTGAGGTCCTGGACAACTGA